One Deinococcus sp. LM3 DNA segment encodes these proteins:
- a CDS encoding ABC transporter permease subunit, with protein sequence MTTLRPPRMAGLGPMLVVALIAAALYWPLMLAANVGPAGRTLASGAELDCRTALACASQLRNPVVPAPAQLAQGFVRLSTPVTSPLALPYNVGVTAGETLLGLLLATVTGLGLALLLVASRSFERATLPWLVASQTVPVVAIAPMLAVLLGQYGVQGFLPKAIIAAYIAFFPVAVGMSRGLRSADPLHLDLMRTYHASGAQTFRLLRFPASLPHLFTALKVSVTAALVGSIVAEISTISFSGLGKMLAENSRASDTVALWVIMGYGAVLGVTLVALVNVLERWVTPWSRR encoded by the coding sequence ATGACCACCCTGCGGCCCCCGCGCATGGCGGGACTGGGGCCGATGCTGGTCGTGGCGTTGATCGCGGCGGCGCTGTACTGGCCGCTGATGCTCGCCGCGAACGTCGGCCCGGCCGGGCGGACCCTGGCGAGCGGCGCGGAACTCGACTGCCGGACGGCGCTGGCCTGCGCCTCGCAGCTGCGCAACCCGGTGGTGCCCGCCCCGGCGCAGCTCGCGCAGGGCTTCGTGCGCCTGAGTACGCCGGTCACGTCGCCGCTGGCGCTGCCGTACAACGTGGGCGTGACCGCCGGGGAGACGCTGCTGGGCCTGCTGCTGGCGACCGTGACGGGGCTGGGGCTGGCGCTGCTGCTGGTGGCCAGCCGTTCGTTCGAGCGGGCCACGCTGCCGTGGCTGGTCGCGTCGCAGACCGTGCCGGTCGTGGCGATCGCGCCGATGCTGGCGGTGCTGCTCGGGCAGTACGGCGTGCAGGGCTTCCTGCCCAAGGCGATCATCGCGGCGTACATCGCGTTCTTCCCGGTCGCGGTCGGCATGAGCCGGGGCCTGCGCAGCGCCGATCCCCTCCACCTGGACCTGATGCGCACGTACCACGCCAGCGGCGCGCAGACCTTCCGGCTACTGCGGTTCCCGGCCAGCCTCCCGCACCTGTTCACGGCGCTGAAGGTGTCGGTCACGGCGGCGCTGGTGGGCAGCATCGTCGCGGAGATCAGCACCATCTCGTTCTCCGGGCTGGGCAAGATGCTCGCCGAGAACTCGCGCGCCAGTGACACGGTGGCCCTGTGGGTGATCATGGGATACGGCGCGGTGCTCGGTGTGACGCTGGTCGCCCTGGTGAACGTGCTGGAGAGGTGGGTGACGCCATGGAGCAGACGATGA
- a CDS encoding ABC transporter ATP-binding protein, whose protein sequence is MTYTNPSPQASPPLNEPPIVSIRDLQKVFPVPGGQTVALKDANLSIQKGEFISLIGPSGCGKTTLLRLMADLEQPTAGELLIAGRTADEARRERQYGYVFQAPALMEWRTVLKNVLLPLEVMNVPGDRVARAREMLKLVGLEKFERNYPWQLSGGMQQRVSIARALAFDPPLLFMDEPFGALDEITREHLNLELLRLWRETGKTVIFVTHSIPEAVFLSTRVVVMTARPGRIEGIVDIDLPHPRSDDTREDPRFFTHATEIRELLKKGHA, encoded by the coding sequence GTGACGTACACCAACCCCAGCCCGCAGGCCAGTCCGCCCCTGAATGAGCCGCCCATCGTGTCCATCCGCGACCTGCAGAAGGTCTTCCCGGTGCCCGGCGGGCAGACGGTCGCCTTGAAGGACGCCAACCTCAGCATCCAGAAGGGAGAGTTCATCAGCCTGATCGGCCCGAGCGGCTGCGGGAAGACCACCCTGCTGCGCCTGATGGCCGACCTGGAACAGCCGACCGCCGGGGAACTGCTGATCGCGGGCCGCACCGCCGACGAGGCCCGCCGTGAGCGGCAGTACGGGTACGTGTTCCAGGCGCCCGCGCTGATGGAGTGGCGCACCGTGCTGAAGAACGTGCTGCTGCCGCTGGAAGTCATGAACGTGCCCGGCGACCGGGTAGCGCGGGCGCGCGAGATGCTGAAACTGGTCGGCCTGGAGAAGTTCGAGCGGAACTACCCCTGGCAGCTGTCCGGCGGGATGCAGCAGCGCGTCAGTATTGCCCGCGCGCTGGCGTTCGACCCGCCGCTGCTGTTCATGGACGAACCGTTCGGCGCGCTGGACGAGATCACCCGCGAGCACCTGAACCTGGAACTGCTGCGGCTGTGGCGTGAGACCGGCAAGACCGTGATCTTCGTGACGCACTCCATCCCGGAAGCGGTGTTCCTGAGTACCCGCGTGGTCGTCATGACCGCCCGCCCTGGCCGCATCGAGGGGATCGTGGACATCGACCTGCCGCACCCGCGCAGTGACGACACCCGCGAGGACCCGCGCTTCTTCACGCACGCCACCGAGATCCGCGAACTGCTGAAGAAGGGGCACGCATGA
- the hydA gene encoding dihydropyrimidinase: MILLIQNGEIVTDGKRFRADVLVEGETIAQIGENLAVPEGATVIDASGKFVFPGFIDPHVHIHLPFMGTFAKDTHATGSQAALIGGTTTFIEMLAPAGSEDLMDGWRTWTGMAAGNSACDYTFHIGVTRWDDRTEATLRDLVGQGMKSFKVFLAYKGAFGIDDAALYRVCRLAAELGVVVTAHCENADLVAELQQKLLAEGKTGPEWHEPSRPESVEAEGTAHFATFVEMTGAHGYVVHLSNARALEAALDARSRGVKLDVEVVIPHLTLDKTYAERPGVEGAKYVMSPPLREKGNQPRLWAALERGEIATVATDHCPFDVAQKHMGDGNFTLIPNGIPAIEDRVNVLYTQGVSRGNLSVERFVDAASTRAAQIFGLYPRKGTVSVGSDADLVIYDPAYRGTISAGTSHMNNDYSGYEGWEIDGRPEVVTVRGQVAVQGGEFVGDPARGQLLRR; this comes from the coding sequence ATGATCCTACTGATTCAGAACGGCGAGATTGTCACGGACGGTAAGCGTTTCAGGGCGGACGTGCTGGTGGAAGGGGAAACCATCGCCCAGATCGGCGAGAACCTCGCGGTGCCCGAGGGGGCCACCGTGATCGACGCGAGCGGGAAGTTCGTGTTCCCCGGCTTCATCGACCCGCACGTGCACATCCACCTGCCGTTCATGGGCACGTTCGCGAAGGATACGCACGCGACCGGATCGCAGGCGGCGCTGATCGGCGGGACGACGACATTCATCGAGATGCTCGCCCCGGCCGGAAGTGAGGACCTGATGGACGGCTGGCGCACCTGGACGGGCATGGCGGCAGGCAACAGCGCCTGCGACTACACCTTTCATATCGGCGTGACCCGCTGGGACGACCGGACCGAGGCGACCCTGCGCGACCTGGTGGGGCAGGGCATGAAGTCCTTCAAGGTGTTCCTGGCGTACAAGGGAGCGTTCGGGATCGACGACGCGGCGCTGTACCGGGTGTGCCGTCTGGCGGCGGAACTGGGCGTGGTGGTCACTGCGCACTGCGAGAACGCGGATCTGGTCGCGGAGTTGCAGCAGAAACTCCTCGCGGAGGGCAAGACTGGACCCGAGTGGCACGAACCCAGCCGTCCGGAGAGCGTGGAGGCCGAGGGCACGGCGCACTTCGCGACGTTCGTGGAGATGACGGGCGCGCACGGGTACGTGGTGCACCTGAGCAACGCCCGCGCGCTGGAGGCGGCGCTGGATGCCCGGTCGCGCGGCGTGAAGCTGGACGTGGAGGTCGTGATTCCGCACCTGACGCTCGACAAGACGTACGCCGAGCGGCCCGGCGTGGAGGGCGCCAAGTACGTCATGTCGCCCCCCCTGCGCGAGAAGGGCAACCAGCCCCGGCTGTGGGCGGCGCTGGAACGCGGCGAGATCGCCACGGTCGCCACCGACCACTGCCCCTTCGACGTGGCGCAGAAGCACATGGGCGACGGGAACTTCACGCTCATCCCGAACGGCATTCCCGCCATCGAGGACCGCGTGAACGTCCTGTACACCCAGGGCGTCAGCCGGGGCAACCTGAGCGTCGAACGCTTCGTGGACGCCGCCAGCACCCGCGCCGCGCAGATCTTCGGCCTGTACCCCCGCAAGGGCACCGTCAGCGTGGGCAGTGACGCCGATCTGGTGATCTACGACCCCGCGTACCGGGGCACCATCAGCGCCGGGACCAGCCACATGAACAACGACTACAGCGGCTACGAGGGCTGGGAAATCGACGGGCGCCCCGAGGTCGTCACGGTACGCGGTCAGGTGGCCGTGCAGGGCGGTGAGTTCGTGGGCGACCCGGCGCGCGGGCAACTGCTGCGGCGGTAG
- the preA gene encoding NAD-dependent dihydropyrimidine dehydrogenase subunit PreA: MADLSIDFAGIRSPNPFWLASAPPTNSGAQIHRAFEYGWGGAVWKTIGAPVLNISNRYGSLSLGGRRMLAINNVELISDRPLDVNLREIAEIKRLWPDRAVIVSAMVDADPQAWKDIVMMIEDTGADGIELNYGCPQGMSERGMGAAVGQVPEMCQLNTHWVTSVTRLPVIVKLTPNITHIVDPAHAALAGGAHALSLINTINSVTRVDLDTLLVSPSIGGRGTHGGYAGPAVKPIALNMLTELMTDPDVLRSGVPISGMGGIATWRDAAEFLLLGATSLQVCTAAMQHGYRIIEDLTDGLSNWMDDHGFKTIADVTGKSLPQMSTFGGLDLSHQSVARIDQNKCIGCDLCYAACNDTAHQCIDLVSPGGVTVDPGYDMRTNGRQVADTRPRPVVRESDCVGCALCANVCPVDGCITMVTVPSGRESITWDELTAQRPEIAQSWAAMQAYREEVGIEIH; the protein is encoded by the coding sequence ATGGCTGACCTCAGCATCGACTTCGCCGGCATCCGCTCGCCCAACCCCTTCTGGCTGGCGTCGGCGCCCCCCACCAACAGCGGCGCGCAGATCCACCGCGCCTTCGAGTACGGCTGGGGCGGCGCCGTGTGGAAGACCATCGGCGCGCCCGTCCTGAACATCAGCAACCGCTACGGCAGCCTCTCCCTGGGCGGGCGGCGCATGCTCGCCATCAACAACGTCGAACTGATCAGCGACCGCCCGCTGGACGTGAACCTGCGCGAGATCGCCGAGATCAAACGCCTCTGGCCCGACCGGGCCGTGATCGTGTCCGCCATGGTCGACGCCGACCCGCAGGCCTGGAAAGACATCGTCATGATGATCGAGGACACCGGCGCCGACGGCATCGAACTCAACTACGGCTGCCCGCAGGGCATGAGCGAACGCGGCATGGGCGCCGCCGTCGGCCAGGTGCCCGAGATGTGCCAGCTGAACACCCACTGGGTCACCAGCGTCACCCGCCTGCCCGTCATCGTGAAACTCACGCCGAATATCACCCACATCGTCGACCCCGCCCACGCGGCGCTGGCCGGAGGCGCCCACGCGCTCTCGCTCATCAACACCATCAACTCCGTCACCCGCGTCGACCTCGACACGCTGCTCGTCTCGCCCAGCATCGGCGGACGCGGCACGCACGGCGGCTACGCCGGCCCGGCCGTCAAGCCGATTGCGCTGAACATGCTGACCGAACTCATGACCGACCCAGATGTGCTGCGCAGCGGCGTCCCCATCAGCGGCATGGGCGGCATCGCCACCTGGCGCGACGCCGCCGAATTCCTCCTCCTCGGCGCCACCAGCCTGCAGGTCTGCACCGCCGCCATGCAACACGGCTACCGCATCATCGAGGACCTCACCGACGGCCTCAGCAACTGGATGGACGATCACGGCTTCAAGACCATCGCCGACGTGACCGGGAAATCACTGCCGCAGATGAGCACCTTCGGCGGCCTCGACCTGTCCCACCAGTCCGTCGCGCGCATCGACCAGAACAAATGCATCGGCTGCGACCTGTGCTACGCCGCCTGTAACGACACCGCCCACCAGTGCATCGACCTCGTCAGCCCCGGCGGCGTCACCGTCGACCCCGGCTACGACATGAGAACCAACGGCCGGCAGGTCGCCGACACCCGCCCCCGCCCCGTCGTCCGCGAAAGCGACTGCGTCGGCTGCGCCCTGTGCGCCAACGTCTGCCCCGTCGACGGCTGCATCACCATGGTTACCGTCCCCAGCGGCCGCGAGAGCATCACCTGGGACGAACTGACCGCCCAGCGCCCCGAAATCGCCCAGAGCTGGGCCGCCATGCAGGCCTACCGCGAAGAAGTCGGCATCGAGATCCACTGA
- a CDS encoding NAD(P)-dependent oxidoreductase, which produces MEPTRPTAPAAPSSQPFHELLPPMTAHEASVEANRCLYCYDAPCLQACPTHIDIPTFIRKIATGNLRGSARTILESNFLGGTCARVCPVQELCEGACVLGPDHTPIQIGRLQRHAVDHVQERGIQLFTPAPATGRRVAVVGSGPAGISASAELARAGHEVTLYEKRDLGGGLSTYGIIVLREPVEVALREVQAVRDLGVNVVTEHELSTRAGLDDLLTTHDAVILALGLGAVPAIGIPGEEHILDGLQVIEASKMEQPTGVGTRAVIIGAGNTAVDAATIARRSGADTLMVYRRTEREMTAYHHEYLFALSEGITFSFLTQPVEVLHEGGQVTGLRCIRMGLGAPDASGRARPEPIPGSEFVIPCDTVISAIGQEKPALAAALGLDLDGGYIRVDDALQTSLPRVYAAGDCVRARGNASTVMAVQDGKIAAASIERALGRTPNVTLKPTPPAEVREHPLYLEAHGPVLTGPNQPAAATAPLGHAPVTEAHHG; this is translated from the coding sequence ATGGAACCCACCCGTCCCACCGCGCCCGCCGCCCCCTCTTCCCAGCCCTTCCATGAACTGCTGCCGCCCATGACCGCGCACGAGGCGAGTGTCGAGGCCAACCGCTGCCTGTACTGCTACGACGCGCCCTGCCTGCAGGCCTGCCCCACCCACATCGACATCCCCACCTTCATCCGCAAGATCGCCACCGGGAACCTGCGCGGCTCGGCCCGCACCATCCTGGAAAGCAACTTCCTGGGCGGCACCTGCGCCCGCGTCTGCCCCGTGCAGGAACTCTGTGAGGGTGCGTGCGTGCTCGGCCCGGACCACACGCCCATCCAGATCGGCCGCCTGCAACGCCACGCGGTGGATCACGTGCAGGAACGCGGCATTCAATTGTTCACGCCCGCCCCCGCCACCGGGCGCCGCGTCGCCGTGGTCGGCAGCGGCCCCGCCGGGATCAGCGCCAGCGCCGAACTGGCCAGGGCCGGGCACGAGGTCACGCTGTACGAGAAACGCGACCTGGGCGGCGGCCTGAGCACCTACGGCATCATCGTGCTGCGCGAACCGGTCGAGGTCGCGCTGCGCGAGGTGCAGGCCGTCCGCGACCTGGGCGTGAATGTCGTCACCGAGCACGAACTGAGCACCCGCGCGGGCCTGGACGACCTGCTGACCACCCACGACGCCGTGATCCTCGCGCTGGGCCTGGGCGCCGTGCCCGCCATCGGCATTCCCGGCGAGGAACACATCCTGGATGGGTTGCAGGTTATCGAGGCCAGCAAGATGGAGCAGCCCACCGGCGTCGGCACGCGCGCCGTCATCATCGGTGCGGGGAACACCGCCGTGGACGCCGCCACCATCGCCCGCCGCTCCGGCGCGGACACCCTGATGGTCTACCGCCGCACCGAACGCGAGATGACCGCCTACCACCACGAGTACCTCTTCGCGCTGAGCGAGGGCATCACCTTCAGCTTCCTGACCCAGCCCGTGGAAGTCCTGCACGAAGGCGGGCAGGTCACGGGCCTGCGCTGCATCCGCATGGGCCTCGGCGCGCCGGACGCCTCGGGCCGCGCCCGCCCGGAACCCATTCCCGGCAGTGAATTCGTCATCCCCTGCGACACCGTCATCAGCGCCATCGGGCAGGAGAAACCCGCGCTGGCCGCCGCGCTGGGCCTGGACCTGGACGGCGGGTACATCCGCGTGGACGACGCCCTGCAGACCAGCCTCCCGCGCGTGTACGCCGCCGGGGACTGCGTGCGTGCCCGCGGCAACGCCAGTACCGTCATGGCCGTGCAGGACGGCAAGATCGCCGCCGCCAGCATCGAACGCGCCCTGGGCCGCACGCCGAACGTCACCCTGAAACCCACGCCGCCCGCCGAGGTCCGCGAGCACCCGCTGTATCTCGAGGCGCACGGCCCCGTCCTCACCGGCCCGAACCAGCCCGCCGCCGCAACCGCCCCCCTGGGCCACGCGCCCGTCACGGAGGCCCACCATGGCTGA